ATATACACTACCGCTTAAAAGTATCCGGAAACTTGCGAAATGTGTAATATGTAGCGCAACGCATAAAAGTTACTTAAGCATCTAAAATATTGACTCAAATCGATCTTTATTACTTTCTTATGGAATATCTAACGTTTTAAGTTAACAACTACCTATGTGGAAACTTACCAACATTAAAATAAGATGCACTTGCCTTACGATATACGAtgctgaacagagtctaataaatatgtatgttattaatttccttaaaACCGAGATGATTATATTTTCCGTATACAACAATGTATTGAAAACAATGGTCAATTCAATTCAACAAatcggtctacattgcaatgagctacatacgtttaaagatgatcacgtaagggcgaaatgcttTCACCCTtaaagctctcatctttaaacgtatctcattgcaatgtagaccgatttcgatgaaattttcggtatgcatataagttaccgaaatctataaaacgcattttttaaattatcgttacaggcccagataaaaaagttgacaaaacatcatttttaaaaattttgcataattccgaccaattgcaatcgtatcaaatttttgtttacttattccctagcgaactagccggtctaacatcttaaaaaaattcaagtcctttggtccaatttctaaaaagttaagcgatttttaagggtgtccactttaaattgtcagtgactgtatgTAGTAGACGACGTAATCTTGGAACAAGACACGTTATCTGAAGCCGGATCTATAAGTATACATGGTCCAAGATCTTTTCCTGTCCGAATAATAATTAATCGTTGTTTATGTTTGTTTCAGCATCGAAATCGAATCTAGTCGTGGAGATCGAGCCGAAGGGGCAGGTGGCGGTACGGCTCGGCGAGAGTCTACAGATCTTGTGCAGAGTCGGCAGACCTTTGCAGGTATGCCGTGTCGAGATACCTGGCGAAGATGGTGGCATGGTATTGTCTAAGGGGCAACCACCGGAAGACGGCATCATGTACCACGGTGCGGGCACAGACGAGGGCCAATGCGGGGTTCACATCGAGAAAATCAAGGAGAGCAACGACGGTATCTTCAAGTGCACTCTGACGGCCACTGACAGCCGGGCGGAAGCGCAGGCGTCCGTCAGGATCGTTGTTGCCAGTGAGTGTTCCTTAAACTCGAATTAACACGCTCGCCAAggtgtcagtcaccggtgaccgacAGCGAACTCCTCCGTGTTTCCATTGTGTCGGTCACCGGCGATGTTTCAGGCGGTTAGCGAAATCGATCAGCACGGTAAAACAAACAGTCAAGAAAATTGATCAAATAGTGTTCATTCTCGTTTCGAAAAGTTCTTTTCACCTTCTACATTGTTCTCcgagaataaaaataaacaacgGAAGAAGCTGAAATGCGCGCGAACACTTATGGGTAGCAGTGTAGAAGCTTAAAAGCTTCCGGGATTTTCTTGCTGGTGAAAAAGTATTCTACCGTTAGGGGAGAAGTATTATGGGAGGCCACGTCAGAGAATTCGAGAACTAATTAATCTTCGTTAAGAGAATTGCTTACGGGAGGAGAAATAAGAGACTGTGAGAGGATATTACTGTTTCGGATAAAGTCGATCGAGATAAATGAAGTATCGAGATTCAGGGGTGTTCCCAGCCAaatctgaataaaaatttgcGCACATTCGATCCGCGGGGGATGTAAATGTACAACTTCATAGGGAAAGGAACTATTTCGTCGACGTTCTCAGATGTGTGTGTCTGTGATAACTGAACTGTAAAATTAGTTTGACGTACTCCGCATTTTATTAAACATTCATCGTTTGTTCTAATCGAACATGTAGCTTTTCCATGCAGAAATCAAATTAAGCTTAACTCGATAACAGACATTTCAACGACGTTATCTCTGGATACCACTCGCCAATTTCTAATTATTCCGGGGGACACCTCGATGAATCCTAGATATGTAATATGATCTATCTAATTTTCAGAACCACCGAACCAGCCAGAGCTGAACACGAACCCTGGATCCTACGGTAGAAAGGTCTACAGAAAGGGCGAGAAACTGGAAGTGACTTGCACTGCCCCTGGTGGAAGACCGGCAGCTAATGTCTCGCTGTTCCTTGGTAATTACTTTGCCAAAGTTTATTCATATTCTCGCGTTACAGCCACACAATTTTCTATATGTTGTTTCTTTAATCAGACGACGAACCGATCGGCAACGAGCCACTGATTTACGACTCGAACGTGAACGACCACTCGTTGGCAATGCAAAACGCGTCGCGCAGCGTGGACTGGACTGACAATGGCAAGGTTCTCCGATGCATCGCTAGTCACATTGCCCTTGACAAGCCCAAGGAAACTACTATGCAGTTGCAAGTATACTGTAAGTATTATATTCTTTTCCTGCAATCGGTTATCTTAAGCAGTTACTTATTAGTTAAGATCAGGAAAATTTTATTATCGCGGTAaattgatcactagactgcggattttatgcatttatgagaaagatgggtggatgtaatttaaaacagtaaacacattAAGACGATTTAAGCACACCCGTATGTTATTTCAAATGGATTACAATTCTTAAAGAtcagaataaatttttatatggatCCTGCATCTTGTAAGCgacgtggaaaatttttattttgcataaagatccgcagtctattgatcaccAATGCcagtactttaattaataaatcgaCTTCTTCATTGGTTCAATCTCGTAAGATCATTTGCTTGTGAATCATAACTTCTGAATTTAAGAGATTCTAACATCTGAATCAGAAAAGGGAagctccaaatatatttttacaactttCAACGGATGTAGGATGTGCTTTGGGAAAATTTTAGATAAAGTTTCGCCTCAGTGGATTACGATCTTTTGAAACTTTCACATTCGTGAATTTTCATTCGAAGCTGAAGAGATACGCTTTCAGCGGCATCGGAGGCGCGTCGATCCTCGTGAAATTTCCAGCGAAACAGAACGCTAAGCGTGAATAATTCTTTTACAGATCCCCCGCAGCCGCAGCCAACCATTGAGCGTTTCGGATATGTGATTGGACGTCAGGGGATCGTGAACGTAACCATTTATGCGAACCCAAGGCCGCGTTTCTTGTGGCGCGTGAACGATGAAAAGATCACCGAGGGTCGCCCCGACGAAAGCAACCGACTGGAGACCTCCACCGCCGTCGATTTGGTAAATTTCCTAGACTATCTTTCATTTTTTAGATCGAGCAAACTCGGAGTAAACGCACTCCTATTCTATTTTGTCATTCAAAACGTTCCGTGCGATAGTTAAACTATCCATTCAGGCTGGTGGTAGACGCTGACATATTTATTTCATGcgttaaatacatatattatataacaaGTTTGACACgagaatatatttccaccaaaagaTTGAGGCATTATAAAAAATTCAGTACAGAACAAAGCACATACATTTGTTTAATTGCCGAGCAAAACGGCTCGGTACCTATTTTTGAAAATAcatagtacagtaaatcctctataaacgcgaaaagccgtacacgataaacgcaagaaaaatatcccctccactgtagtaatctgagctcggttcgggtatatcggtgtgaaccactactgaaggcccgtgcgtcctcacaacgtaattacaatataaaatcttttttattatttcttatatatttttatgaaactttcaccaatatatttgtggcatttttctgattaaaatgagaccaaacacgatataatttcaactgtatttagtggtttaattgacgatgaacgtttcgggcgcaaggaaggacagcgtatgggaaagaaagagacgcggagagtcgcagtcctCTTCTCTACGTTGGGCTCGGCCTTTGGGGCGTTTGGGCtctccgaggcttttgcgtttatagaggatttactgtacaaaAACGCAGCTCCGCGAATCCGGGAAGCCGCGGAGGAAAAGTTTCAGCCACGAATCAAATTGCCAGCTGCTTGGAAAGTCTAATACGCCTTATCAATAACGTGGTAAAATCGATTGTCTCGTTCAATCGATAGAGTACAGCGCCGTCGAGTTCCTCAAACTGCGAGTGCCCGTCCCAGTTGACATCGAGTGTTAAAATGGAATTGTAACGGCAACGATTTCCGATATTCCGGTAACCAACATAATAGAATATCGGGGAAGTAGACTGTACAGTAGGATTTCTCGAAGATCTTCGAACGATTGCCAGGAGATGAGAAATGGCAAAGAATAAAATTCTGAGACGTGTGAACAATGAACGGGGGTTCGACGAACGCGGGGTGCGTCGCGTCAAATAACAGGGAAAGATGGTCGTGCGAATCGCGAATCAACGAGTTTCCTCGCGAGCGAGCAAATTGGAACAGCCGAGGAGTAAATGGAAACAAGAACGAAGGTATTGGGACAAAGGTGTCCCCGCATTCTAGAGCGGCCATTTGCACGGTTGCGCACTTAGCATTTTTTCAGTATTCGCGTGACTCGAAAGTTTCTTGCTAATCGAACGGCCCTAATGAAATTTCCGGGGAACTCGGACGCTACAAATCGACCCGAGGCAATCGCTCGGAATAATTCGACTGTTCGTGCCTCCCCCGAAAGCAGATTGTTTTGTAAAAACAATTCGAGCTCGAACCGTATCGATTTATCGACGAGATGCTCCTCTCGTGCCGCTTGATCAACCATCAACCCGCTGTTAACTTGTTTTGCTTTGTTATAATACATATTCTCTGtgttacatatttattatagatTTTTCTACACGATTCGAATGTTCGAAAAGATGTTCCTATTTTTGTTGGtcaatgaagttgaaatttctcCGAGGAATTAAGGATGAGTCGTTGCCGCCACTGGGAGTTTCCAATGCTTGTTGCGGAGCGGGTCGGAATTTTTGCGGTTGCGCTTCAACGCCAAAAATTTGCTCTTTATTCCCGGCCGCATAGTTTAACAACATCGCCGCGAACGAAGCAACCAAAGCCTCTATTCGAGGCCGCTCTCGCCTAGACCCGCAATGAATAGCTTTGCCGAGTGTTTCGGTTGTCGACGGAAAATCGCGGTTCCGCGCTGTTCACCGATGCGAGCCAGTTTTCCATGAAAACGCAATTACGGTCATCGGGAACGGTTGCGTATCCCTTTGTACGACGAGGACGATTTTTCTTCGCCAGCCATTTTATCAGGCGCGGCGAAAAACGTTGTTGATCTTTGCGAGCGTTTGCAGGGAACGCCATAGAAACGGTACAATTGGGCGGGCCACGGTTTTTGTTTTCTTCTTCGGCTTGTCGTCCGACTGACAGTGAGGAATAACTACATTTTTTCCTATGAAATCGCGGCATTGAAAGTCGTCGCTGCCGCGCGCGAGGCAAACTCTTCTCTCGCGTCCGTCGCCGTTTGTTCGATTCGACTAGAAAATCTCTGTGGAAACGTCAACTTCGAATCATATAGTTGCGAACAAAAATATtggcacagctaagccagttTTTCACACTGAATGAACGCTTATTCAATTTCTCTTCGTAGTGGATATTAGCTGTGTGCTTATTTTTGTTCAACACTACGTTTGTTATAATATGCAACGATAGGTGACGATTTCACGACGAGAATGCcctaaaattcgtgaaaaacgtGTAATGCTGGTATATTTTAAACTCGACTAACGGGATACAAGCGATCGAATCTGTGCAAATAGAATATAACGTGTAAAACTCGAAAATAACGATAATGAACGCTGCAACATTATATTCATGGAACTCGATGCACGTATCGGCACCACGGGAAATCGATACCGATATTTACAGATGTCTGGTTTGTAACGCTGACTGGTTCGGTAAAATAATCTCCCTAGGAATTAAACGCATAAAATGGAGCTCTTCGCATTGTAATCGAACTATTTCACATGCTCCTAGCAATTTGTAATCCGCCAGTGTACGCGGTATAGTAACTTCGAAATTGTAGAACTTCTCATGTTTTTAAGCCCAGCAAAAATTCAGTAAAAAAACTGTATCAAGTTTCAATCATCAGCGAATATTTTTGGAGGCTGGACATGAATGAAAAAAATACGGCGCATTCTAAATTCGGAAATTTGTTTCATGTACGCAACGTTTTATCTTTTAGAACTCGATACGGAAAACTATGATAAAATTTGCATCTTAACTGGAGAGAGATCAGAATTCGAAGAGgatgaattataaataaattgtgtttaTTGTTACAGGGAAGAGGAGCGTGGAGCGTGATCCTCACTATCGACAGCGTTCAGAAATCCGACACAGAGAAGGAGTACATCCTGGAAGCTCGTAACGACGAAGGAGCTGCCGAATACAGTATCGTTTTGTCGACTTCCACAGAACCCGCAGGTAAATCTCACGAAACGCTCGCGGTTAAAGTCTCGCGAATCATCCACCCACACTTTGCACCGGTGTAGCAAAATAGGGCTAAAGTTTCATTGCCAAAAAATACATGCAAATGGACACGTCACTTCTAGAAACCTCACGAAACAGTGTTTCAGCTCTTTTCGTTCAA
This genomic stretch from Lasioglossum baleicum chromosome 4, iyLasBale1, whole genome shotgun sequence harbors:
- the Fas3 gene encoding fasciclin 3 isoform X5; the encoded protein is MCTKSTSHHKMTIAWVCLIGLLCSTAVKGKEVAFLKSRPYLQDRDPNKLEILRTTSKSNLVVEIEPKGQVAVRLGESLQILCRVGRPLQVCRVEIPGEDGGMVLSKGQPPEDGIMYHGAGTDEGQCGVHIEKIKESNDGIFKCTLTATDSRAEAQASVRIVVAKPPNQPELNTNPGSYGRKVYRKGEKLEVTCTAPGGRPAANVSLFLDDEPIGNEPLIYDSNVNDHSLAMQNASRSVDWTDNGKVLRCIASHIALDKPKETTMQLQVYYPPQPQPTIERFGYVIGRQGIVNVTIYANPRPRFLWRVNDEKITEGRPDESNRLETSTAVDLGRGAWSVILTIDSVQKSDTEKEYILEARNDEGAAEYSIVLSTSTEPAGALSHFYGKLSEHMHALGVDLDAGSIIGIVVGVLVLILIGFLFIFARATGRWCFPDNTTTRTLGESSDTESAGRYSRTEVDGSRGERKPKISFSRLFKRNKDKVSGADTDTMRTVVTVDDEKLQTAPATGPQENKPNPSTGETGIVYAELDLAQQQQGVNPRRLNEDKTEYAEILYTKPATEEQTPSE
- the Fas3 gene encoding fasciclin 3 isoform X8, giving the protein MCTKSTSHHKMTIAWVCLIGLLCSTAVKGKEVAFLKSRPYLQDRDPNKLEILRTTSKSNLVVEIEPKGQVAVRLGESLQILCRVGRPLQVCRVEIPGEDGGMVLSKGQPPEDGIMYHGAGTDEGQCGVHIEKIKESNDGIFKCTLTATDSRAEAQASVRIVVAKPPNQPELNTNPGSYGRKVYRKGEKLEVTCTAPGGRPAANVSLFLDDEPIGNEPLIYDSNVNDHSLAMQNASRSVDWTDNGKVLRCIASHIALDKPKETTMQLQVYYPPQPQPTIERFGYVIGRQGIVNVTIYANPRPRFLWRVNDEKITEGRPDESNRLETSTAVDLGRGAWSVILTIDSVQKSDTEKEYILEARNDEGAAEYSIVLSTSTEPAGALSHFYGVDLDAGSIIGIVVGVLVLILIGFLFIFARATGRWCFPACKSGQVKTRRRGDEEAASGVGAGSEVHITPGDEDEEDHEDPRIIDEKIPQGGQENPIHASNEYVNGRTDLKEQKDEKTDTPV
- the Fas3 gene encoding fasciclin 3 isoform X7, which translates into the protein MCTKSTSHHKMTIAWVCLIGLLCSTAVKGKEVAFLKSRPYLQDRDPNKLEILRTTSKSNLVVEIEPKGQVAVRLGESLQILCRVGRPLQVCRVEIPGEDGGMVLSKGQPPEDGIMYHGAGTDEGQCGVHIEKIKESNDGIFKCTLTATDSRAEAQASVRIVVAKPPNQPELNTNPGSYGRKVYRKGEKLEVTCTAPGGRPAANVSLFLDDEPIGNEPLIYDSNVNDHSLAMQNASRSVDWTDNGKVLRCIASHIALDKPKETTMQLQVYYPPQPQPTIERFGYVIGRQGIVNVTIYANPRPRFLWRVNDEKITEGRPDESNRLETSTAVDLGRGAWSVILTIDSVQKSDTEKEYILEARNDEGAAEYSIVLSTSTEPAGALSHFYGKLSEHMHALGVDLDAGSIIGIVVGVLVLILIGFLFIFARATGRWCFPARRRGDEEAASGVGAGSEVHITPGDEDEEDHEDPRIIDEKIPQGGQENPIHASNEYVNGRTDLKEQKDEKTDTPV
- the Fas3 gene encoding fasciclin 3 isoform X9, which gives rise to MCTKSTSHHKMTIAWVCLIGLLCSTAVKGKEVAFLKSRPYLQDRDPNKLEILRTTSKSNLVVEIEPKGQVAVRLGESLQILCRVGRPLQVCRVEIPGEDGGMVLSKGQPPEDGIMYHGAGTDEGQCGVHIEKIKESNDGIFKCTLTATDSRAEAQASVRIVVAKPPNQPELNTNPGSYGRKVYRKGEKLEVTCTAPGGRPAANVSLFLDDEPIGNEPLIYDSNVNDHSLAMQNASRSVDWTDNGKVLRCIASHIALDKPKETTMQLQVYYPPQPQPTIERFGYVIGRQGIVNVTIYANPRPRFLWRVNDEKITEGRPDESNRLETSTAVDLGRGAWSVILTIDSVQKSDTEKEYILEARNDEGAAEYSIVLSTSTEPAGVDLDAGSIIGIVVGVLVLILIGFLFIFARATGRWCFPACKSGQVKTRRRGDEEAASGVGAGSEVHITPGDEDEEDHEDPRIIDEKIPQGGQENPIHASNEYVNGRTDLKEQKDEKTDTPV
- the Fas3 gene encoding fasciclin 3 isoform X3, which translates into the protein MCTKSTSHHKMTIAWVCLIGLLCSTAVKGKEVAFLKSRPYLQDRDPNKLEILRTTSKSNLVVEIEPKGQVAVRLGESLQILCRVGRPLQVCRVEIPGEDGGMVLSKGQPPEDGIMYHGAGTDEGQCGVHIEKIKESNDGIFKCTLTATDSRAEAQASVRIVVAKPPNQPELNTNPGSYGRKVYRKGEKLEVTCTAPGGRPAANVSLFLDDEPIGNEPLIYDSNVNDHSLAMQNASRSVDWTDNGKVLRCIASHIALDKPKETTMQLQVYYPPQPQPTIERFGYVIGRQGIVNVTIYANPRPRFLWRVNDEKITEGRPDESNRLETSTAVDLGRGAWSVILTIDSVQKSDTEKEYILEARNDEGAAEYSIVLSTSTEPAGVDLDAGSIIGIVVGVLVLILIGFLFIFARATGRWCFPDNTTTRTLGESHAADPAVSVSLLRYEKTNTPDNIDMQRSDTESAGRYSRTEVDGSRGERKPKISFSRLFKRNKDKVSGADTDTMRTVVTVDDEKLQTAPATGPQENKPNPSTGETGIVYAELDLAQQQQGVNPRRLNEDKTEYAEILYTKPATEEQTPSE
- the Fas3 gene encoding fasciclin 3 isoform X11, with protein sequence MCTKSTSHHKMTIAWVCLIGLLCSTAVKGKEVAFLKSRPYLQDRDPNKLEILRTTSKSNLVVEIEPKGQVAVRLGESLQILCRVGRPLQVCRVEIPGEDGGMVLSKGQPPEDGIMYHGAGTDEGQCGVHIEKIKESNDGIFKCTLTATDSRAEAQASVRIVVAKPPNQPELNTNPGSYGRKVYRKGEKLEVTCTAPGGRPAANVSLFLDDEPIGNEPLIYDSNVNDHSLAMQNASRSVDWTDNGKVLRCIASHIALDKPKETTMQLQVYYPPQPQPTIERFGYVIGRQGIVNVTIYANPRPRFLWRVNDEKITEGRPDESNRLETSTAVDLGRGAWSVILTIDSVQKSDTEKEYILEARNDEGAAEYSIVLSTSTEPAGVDLDAGSIIGIVVGVLVLILIGFLFIFARATGRWCFPARRRGDEEAASGVGAGSEVHITPGDEDEEDHEDPRIIDEKIPQGGQENPIHASNEYVNGRTDLKEQKDEKTDTPV
- the Fas3 gene encoding fasciclin 3 isoform X6 — encoded protein: MCTKSTSHHKMTIAWVCLIGLLCSTAVKGKEVAFLKSRPYLQDRDPNKLEILRTTSKSNLVVEIEPKGQVAVRLGESLQILCRVGRPLQVCRVEIPGEDGGMVLSKGQPPEDGIMYHGAGTDEGQCGVHIEKIKESNDGIFKCTLTATDSRAEAQASVRIVVAKPPNQPELNTNPGSYGRKVYRKGEKLEVTCTAPGGRPAANVSLFLDDEPIGNEPLIYDSNVNDHSLAMQNASRSVDWTDNGKVLRCIASHIALDKPKETTMQLQVYYPPQPQPTIERFGYVIGRQGIVNVTIYANPRPRFLWRVNDEKITEGRPDESNRLETSTAVDLGRGAWSVILTIDSVQKSDTEKEYILEARNDEGAAEYSIVLSTSTEPAGALSHFYGKLSEHMHALGVDLDAGSIIGIVVGVLVLILIGFLFIFARATGRWCFPACKSGQVKTRRRGDEEAASGVGAGSEVHITPGDEDEEDHEDPRIIDEKIPQGGQENPIHASNEYVNGRTDLKEQKDEKTDTPV
- the Fas3 gene encoding fasciclin 3 isoform X10; this encodes MCTKSTSHHKMTIAWVCLIGLLCSTAVKGKEVAFLKSRPYLQDRDPNKLEILRTTSKSNLVVEIEPKGQVAVRLGESLQILCRVGRPLQVCRVEIPGEDGGMVLSKGQPPEDGIMYHGAGTDEGQCGVHIEKIKESNDGIFKCTLTATDSRAEAQASVRIVVAKPPNQPELNTNPGSYGRKVYRKGEKLEVTCTAPGGRPAANVSLFLDDEPIGNEPLIYDSNVNDHSLAMQNASRSVDWTDNGKVLRCIASHIALDKPKETTMQLQVYYPPQPQPTIERFGYVIGRQGIVNVTIYANPRPRFLWRVNDEKITEGRPDESNRLETSTAVDLGRGAWSVILTIDSVQKSDTEKEYILEARNDEGAAEYSIVLSTSTEPAGALSHFYGVDLDAGSIIGIVVGVLVLILIGFLFIFARATGRWCFPARRRGDEEAASGVGAGSEVHITPGDEDEEDHEDPRIIDEKIPQGGQENPIHASNEYVNGRTDLKEQKDEKTDTPV
- the Fas3 gene encoding fasciclin 3 isoform X1; the encoded protein is MCTKSTSHHKMTIAWVCLIGLLCSTAVKGKEVAFLKSRPYLQDRDPNKLEILRTTSKSNLVVEIEPKGQVAVRLGESLQILCRVGRPLQVCRVEIPGEDGGMVLSKGQPPEDGIMYHGAGTDEGQCGVHIEKIKESNDGIFKCTLTATDSRAEAQASVRIVVAKPPNQPELNTNPGSYGRKVYRKGEKLEVTCTAPGGRPAANVSLFLDDEPIGNEPLIYDSNVNDHSLAMQNASRSVDWTDNGKVLRCIASHIALDKPKETTMQLQVYYPPQPQPTIERFGYVIGRQGIVNVTIYANPRPRFLWRVNDEKITEGRPDESNRLETSTAVDLGRGAWSVILTIDSVQKSDTEKEYILEARNDEGAAEYSIVLSTSTEPAGALSHFYGKLSEHMHALGVDLDAGSIIGIVVGVLVLILIGFLFIFARATGRWCFPDNTTTRTLGESHAADPAVSVSLLRYEKTNTPDNIDMQRSDTESAGRYSRTEVDGSRGERKPKISFSRLFKRNKDKVSGADTDTMRTVVTVDDEKLQTAPATGPQENKPNPSTGETGIVYAELDLAQQQQGVNPRRLNEDKTEYAEILYTKPATEEQTPSE
- the Fas3 gene encoding fasciclin 3 isoform X4 — encoded protein: MCTKSTSHHKMTIAWVCLIGLLCSTAVKASKSNLVVEIEPKGQVAVRLGESLQILCRVGRPLQVCRVEIPGEDGGMVLSKGQPPEDGIMYHGAGTDEGQCGVHIEKIKESNDGIFKCTLTATDSRAEAQASVRIVVAKPPNQPELNTNPGSYGRKVYRKGEKLEVTCTAPGGRPAANVSLFLDDEPIGNEPLIYDSNVNDHSLAMQNASRSVDWTDNGKVLRCIASHIALDKPKETTMQLQVYYPPQPQPTIERFGYVIGRQGIVNVTIYANPRPRFLWRVNDEKITEGRPDESNRLETSTAVDLGRGAWSVILTIDSVQKSDTEKEYILEARNDEGAAEYSIVLSTSTEPAGALSHFYGKLSEHMHALGVDLDAGSIIGIVVGVLVLILIGFLFIFARATGRWCFPDNTTTRTLGESHAADPAVSVSLLRYEKTNTPDNIDMQRSDTESAGRYSRTEVDGSRGERKPKISFSRLFKRNKDKVSGADTDTMRTVVTVDDEKLQTAPATGPQENKPNPSTGETGIVYAELDLAQQQQGVNPRRLNEDKTEYAEILYTKPATEEQTPSE
- the Fas3 gene encoding fasciclin 3 isoform X2 — encoded protein: MCTKSTSHHKMTIAWVCLIGLLCSTAVKGKEVAFLKSRPYLQDRDPNKLEILRTTSKSNLVVEIEPKGQVAVRLGESLQILCRVGRPLQVCRVEIPGEDGGMVLSKGQPPEDGIMYHGAGTDEGQCGVHIEKIKESNDGIFKCTLTATDSRAEAQASVRIVVAKPPNQPELNTNPGSYGRKVYRKGEKLEVTCTAPGGRPAANVSLFLDDEPIGNEPLIYDSNVNDHSLAMQNASRSVDWTDNGKVLRCIASHIALDKPKETTMQLQVYYPPQPQPTIERFGYVIGRQGIVNVTIYANPRPRFLWRVNDEKITEGRPDESNRLETSTAVDLGRGAWSVILTIDSVQKSDTEKEYILEARNDEGAAEYSIVLSTSTEPAGALSHFYGVDLDAGSIIGIVVGVLVLILIGFLFIFARATGRWCFPDNTTTRTLGESHAADPAVSVSLLRYEKTNTPDNIDMQRSDTESAGRYSRTEVDGSRGERKPKISFSRLFKRNKDKVSGADTDTMRTVVTVDDEKLQTAPATGPQENKPNPSTGETGIVYAELDLAQQQQGVNPRRLNEDKTEYAEILYTKPATEEQTPSE